In the Ricinus communis isolate WT05 ecotype wild-type chromosome 3, ASM1957865v1, whole genome shotgun sequence genome, ACTAAAACAAAGTAAGGCCAACATAATATGAATGAGATGCTATTTCCACCTGCCAGTCTGCTAAATCAAGAAAAtgtaaactaaaaaaataaatgcaacCAGAAAATCAGAAAGgaataacataaatatatcactgaAATTGCAGGACCTATTAAAACTGTAAAGCAATAACAATAATAGTTAAAGAGTCCTAGGCCACTAGCCCAACTGGCAGAAGGATATAAAGTTAAATGTTGTAGCAAATTACTATTTTGTGCATGTATTTTGAAGGAGAAAGCACAaacaatatgaatatatggCATGTGACATCCATAAACAGTTCAATCTGATTATTTGAAAGCTTCAGTAAGGAAATCTGAGACAGAGAAACTGGCAATAAGGTACTACTACTACTATACCAAGATCAGGATTTCACCAACTTCAGGAAAGGGAAAAGATACAAGAACTAAAATGTTTTTGCCAACTAGGATATAATATTCAGTTATTTAGAAGTGCATATACAACAGAAAATTCTTTATATAGTCCAAAAACATATTCATCCAATTCCAAAACCTTACACCAGAGTTCCAAGTTTCCGTGAACTTGCCTCAACTAGAACAATTTGGATCTTTGAAAATTCAGTAAAACTACAAGAAGCATGCCCAAGTGACCAGAAAGACAAACTTGCCTTCTTTAGTTCCATCTTAGGCGGTGGAGGCTCTTGATAGAAGCTGGGCATAGGTGTTGCCTTAAATGCCAAACTCTTCCTGAGCATCTTGATCTCAGCTTCTTGGGTTTCCTGTCAGATGATTAAAAATGTGCCATGATATGAATAGTATTCATATAGGAACCACAGCATATTGGaatcataaataattacataCCTTGGACTTTGCTTGCAAGTTATTCATTTCTAGCTCCTTCGCATGAATCTTCTCCTCAAGTTTAGAGTAAAACTGTTCAacataatagtaaaaaaaattacattgaCATTGTAAGTGCCGCCAGAGCAGCCCGCATACTCACTCAACAAGGTTCAAGTACAAATCTAACCTCTCTCCTTTTCTCAGCACGTTCATCGCACTTGAAGCTAAAACCATAATTTGGAAGTGCAGCCACCCTGCGAGGTTTGGCATCTTCTGCAGTGGGACTTCTACAGAATAATGAAGGATGAACTAGAAAAGAGCAAAATATGAATGATAATGTAGAGACGTATATTAAGACTACAATACTTCTACCCacagaagaagaaaactgTACGATTTCAAATGAAAAGGATACAAAGAAGCTTGTGCAATCTCTTCAGCTTTAGCAGGTCCTTTCGAAGTTTTCAATTTCAGGGTCTCCCTGCATCCAAGAAACCACAATTCAGAAAAGAGCTGGATAGAAGACCATTACTAATAAATGTGATTCACATTTTAACAACTACTTCACATATTCAGCCTTCCATATCAAGTTTTCCAATAAGCACATcagtctctctctctctctctctctctctctctctccctcccccccacatcacaaaaataatataggaAACTTGAGATTAATAACCAACACATACATGAGGCCTTCAGAGGATGTCACATCACACTTCGCAGGATGCTGTTAGAAGCAGACAAAATCAAACACAAAATAAGTAACATTGCACATGGGTGATCATGGACCAACTCATGCTACAAAAGTAAGAAGTTCCTTAAAATGTAAACCAATACCTTTGCTGTCTGAACCAGCCTTTCACTGAATGATTTGCTTTTCAAGGGCTGTTTTGATTGTGAATTTGAGGTAGCTGAACCATTTGAAACAGTAGGAGCTGCCCCAGCAACTTTTCCATCCTTGCGCTTCTTCAACTGAGTGGCTGAGGTATTTTTGGGGTTTGATGACTTTTCACTCTTGCTCTTTCCAGGACCCTTCAGTGATTTGGCATGCTCTGAATGACCCTCATTTTTGACATTCCCTTCCTACATATGACATAATCAAAACTAGTATAATCAGCAatagtttttatctcttacTTAAACTAACAGCACAGATGAGTAAACTACCTACCTTACAACCTGTCAATCCATTGCTTCCCACATGTACATTTGATCTTTCGCAGACCTCACCAGCAGATGAGGTATTACTGGTTATACTATCTTCCAATTTAGATGcattttctaaatttccatTTGAAACTACACCATCATCCATAGATGCAAGACTCTGCTCATGGATACCATTTCGGTGGGATGTCTCGACAAGCCCATCAATTGGCACGGTATCATCAAACTCCATCACACACTCTACACAcgcaaaataaaaatacaaataaataaataaataaaacactCATCAGATTAGTACTACAAAAGGATTATTTTCAAGATTGCTTCTGCGTTAATGAAAATTTGAGTTGTAGTCAAAACTTTTAACATTCTGTGCCCAAGACAGTACCACAAAAAGCATTAAATTCTGTCACCAACGCTCTAACTCGAGCTAAAACCGTTTAAAGCACAATTTCCAGTTAAAGAAACACGTGCAATGACTACATATGCAGAATAGACATACTCTTTCGCCAAGCAGATACCTACTACAGGTTTAGCCTCTACTACTAGGGTAATTAAGAAAAGTTGACACCTCTTAATATCCATAAAACAAAATCCTAATTCAAATCCAactttctcatataaaattcaCCATAAAAAGCAAGAATCTAAATGCATCAAGCAAAGGAGGGGCAAATCCGTCATTTTTACACTGATCTGCTCCCAGCATAAACATGCAAACCAAACACACCAATTACAAATCAGTAACCAAACAAACAAGTGTAGTAAAATCAAAGACActgaaacaaaagaaattgaatctAAACGTTACTTACAATGAGATTTTCACTTTTAAAGTAAACAGTGcagtaaaaataagaataaaaaggaTGGTAAGATTTAGGTTTTCTTCCTCCGCTTTCTCAGCAGCCAAACAAAACaattttcatattcttttacCTCAAAAAGCGTGCGATAATCAAAGGTTCATCAGAGCAAGATTCGCGAATGGCTTTGAAGGATCTGCAAGAGAGAGATGGAGATAGAGATAGGAAGATAATGGAGAGAGGCAGCCGTTTTTTGTTATCGTTTATTTGGTATTTCAGGAGGGAGAGGGGGGAATCGGAGGATCCGAAGCCGAGAGCAGAGGATCTATCGGAGAGCGAAATATGAGTTCTATTCTTCTCCGTTTAACCGTCGAAGTGAGAGTGTGAAATGGAAATGCGCAGCAGTAGGATTTTGAAAGAGAGAAATGAAATCAGAAAGGGGTTTTattaatactttaattaaaataataataacgcaggagcagcagcagcagcggAGGAGGAGGATTTCAAATCCATTTTACAGGTCACTCTCTAGAGAGAGAGTCTGcgtttgtgtgtgtgtgtgtgtgtgtgtgtgtgttgtGTGCTGTGTGCTGTGTGTGTCACTCTCCGTGTATGTGTGGGCTTATACGATtagataaaccaaaataataaaaaaatacggTTTTTAAAAATGGAGATCATGGATGGGACGGTTAAGTTACGGAACTCCGTAACCGTCTCAGTGTGTCCGCACCCCCTTTCttatttctaatacttttaattattgttttttttagaaaaataaaaaaagataaataataaaatttgaaatagtATCTGCTGTCACTATAGGTTGGGTTAGAATGGTAAAACTTATTATAACGTTTTCCGAAAatgtctaaataaaatatatttgttaaaattttcttttttctctttttagaattttttatataatatttaaaaaataaaatttactttcGATAAACCATTTATAtcgtttttatattttatattcttttctctACCTTTCTCTTTCCacaattttatctattttttatttttttttctcattataattctatttgaaatttgataaaaaaaattattttaaaaaataacgaCTAAAAAAcgctttttatattttttattttttatttacattattGTGTTTTTAGTTGTTTCATTGAAGGGTACAAAACATATTTACACATATTCTAAACTATTAGAAGCTGTCATTTATTGATACgaaaattcaatttcaaatgaaaagaTTTTCATTACAACATTTGAATGATAGGCAAAGAAAACTGTAATGTAAAAGTTTGATGAAGAATTTTATTGTGGCTAATATAAGTTGGCAGCAGTAGCACATAGACCCCAAATTCTTTTAACTTTGTATGGATCTCATTATCCTAAATTGGAGATActctaatatatatttaccaAATGAATTAGTgaagaaatattaaataaatacacaACTCTTTACagtttgtttaattttctttgctGTTGGTACTTATTTATAGGCTATATTGGTTATACATGGATACTCACAGCAAATATAGTTAAGAATTAGAGCAGATTAGGAAAGAGGAGGGTGAAAATGAAGCAAAAATGGTAATATTGGGGCACACTGACCAATTTGGCAATGTTGTCGGGGTTGGCAGTGCGCTGCAGTAGACCACTGTGTTTTGCGGTCCGCCACTCGCTCTCAGTCACTCGAGCAAAACCCTACCAAGGACCAATATGCAATTTCCAAAATATATTCTATGCACATTGAGCACACGTGTATAGTTTTTTCATTCATTCAAGTCCACTGGATCATGGCTACACATACATCAAGGGGGTCCAATAATAAAACCAAGACAGACATAACAAGGAGGCACAGCAGGAGGTATTTTTATAAGCTCTTATTAATATTACCCAATGGCGATAATGATAGTCGAAATTGAAACCTcctcaatttttaaattatcaaaatatcactttatttaaatagctatacataaaattaaaatgaccataaaagaatataataatataaatttatatttttaaataaataaaaaaattatatataaatgtcttattttttgtaaaagttCAAAATATTTGTAGGTAATCCTATCTACAACTT is a window encoding:
- the LOC8259451 gene encoding protein WVD2-like 5 isoform X2, with product MEFDDTVPIDGLVETSHRNGIHEQSLASMDDGVVSNGNLENASKLEDSITSNTSSAGEVCERSNVHVGSNGLTGCKEGNVKNEGHSEHAKSLKGPGKSKSEKSSNPKNTSATQLKKRKDGKVAGAAPTVSNGSATSNSQSKQPLKSKSFSERLVQTAKHPAKCDVTSSEGLMETLKLKTSKGPAKAEEIAQASFPTAEDAKPRRVAALPNYGFSFKCDERAEKRREFYSKLEEKIHAKELEMNNLQAKSKETQEAEIKMLRKSLAFKATPMPSFYQEPPPPKMELKKIPTTRPKSPKLGRKKSSSPVDSEENDDQSRRLARLSLDQKVSHNNAAKGPSPIRSKKPQRKSLPKLPSQKTSLSSAVNDEKVISSEATNEENVTSNQTNEGSSPAEEQNAILTAVAGEVHFQTDGEFVVGEQAQPTVV
- the LOC8259451 gene encoding protein WVD2-like 5 isoform X1 — encoded protein: MEFDDTVPIDGLVETSHRNGIHEQSLASMDDGVVSNGNLENASKLEDSITSNTSSAGEVCERSNVHVGSNGLTGCKEGNVKNEGHSEHAKSLKGPGKSKSEKSSNPKNTSATQLKKRKDGKVAGAAPTVSNGSATSNSQSKQPLKSKSFSERLVQTAKHPAKCDVTSSEGLMETLKLKTSKGPAKAEEIAQASLSPTAEDAKPRRVAALPNYGFSFKCDERAEKRREFYSKLEEKIHAKELEMNNLQAKSKETQEAEIKMLRKSLAFKATPMPSFYQEPPPPKMELKKIPTTRPKSPKLGRKKSSSPVDSEENDDQSRRLARLSLDQKVSHNNAAKGPSPIRSKKPQRKSLPKLPSQKTSLSSAVNDEKVISSEATNEENVTSNQTNEGSSPAEEQNAILTAVAGEVHFQTDGEFVVGEQAQPTVV